The genomic stretch TGGAGCAGGGCAGTCTTGGCCTCCTCAGCCATCCTGCGCTCCTTCTCAAGACGTTCCGCCTCCTCCTGAGCACGCTTCCTCTCATGCTCCAATTCCAGAGCCTTCCGCGTCTGTTCCTCCAactctgcacacacacagtaatgatGATAATAGACAGAATGTACTGTAGCTTTCATTAAGTCTCTCTTGTAAAATGGAATTTCTCTCAACAAGACTAACTtccttaaataaaggttacattaggTCTTACAGTGCTTTACAGTGTGTTGGTTGTATTTAGACAATAATCAATAATAACCAATGAACAATCACTCTCTTATAAGACTCTAAGCTTTAAGAGAAAATATAATAGGTTTTCTCTTATTTATTCATACTACAGTAATAGGGGGTTTCCAACCTTGCTGAGCTTTTTTCGTCTGTTCCTCAATCTGTTTCAGTTTCTCCATAAGATCCTCCTTCTCCTTTTCAatcttttccttttctttttcagcaagttctctcttcttcttttcgTTCTCCAGCAGTGCCCTGGTGGACAGAGGCCGTAGAGTAAACAGGGAGATAGAAGGGAGGGAACATGGACAATTTCCTAACATTTTCAAGCCTTCTTTATCATACAATAGGCCAACCTAAACATTAGCTAAAGAGATCTGTCAATGTTCTGATGGCTACTGAAGTTAGAGGGACTTTAGTAAGAAGAAGTAATAATGTCTGGCCAGTGGCCACTATTTTCCACCCACAACAGACTGCTGTGATTTTAATGTTAGAAATTATCAATTGATGCTCTTCATGTTCAGCTTTCTTTTTGAGCATTACTGTTGGGCAGATACAAGGACGATACAAAGACAGAGGCTGGAGTAACCACGGGTCTCTGAAGTCTTGAAATAGTCTTGTAAGCAGTAACTACAGTGCGGTGGTGGTGATACTGACCTCTCCATCTTCTTGTGGTTCTTCTCCTCTCTGGCCTGGGCCTTCATCTGCTGTACCTCAATGGTGTCTGGTTTGCGGCGACGCATATACAGCTCATGATTGCCCATGCAGAGTGCCAGAATGCGCTTGTTGATACGCAGTCGTGGAGCATAGAATACAAAGTCCTAGGAAAGAAAGTATGTGTGAGTACCAGTAATCTTTCAAAAAAAATAATTATGGCAACAATAATAATTTCTCTCCCTAGTGAATACTTTATAactttatcaaatcaaagtttatacatttttctacttacccagagtcagatgaactcatggataccatttgatGCCTCTGCATGCAGTAgaaaggaagttagaggtagttttgcatATGCTAGCATATCTGTAGACTTCCCGTTGctgcgctaacactagttagcattggctcgctaaactacctctaacttccttcatactgcacaCATAGACATAAAATgagtatccacgagttcatctgactctgggcgCATCTGACTCTGCCATAATCTTACAGTATTCCATTAACCATGAGTACAGAGAGGGCATTGGTGGTACATACTGGTGCTTTCTTGTCAATGGGTTTGATAACAAACTTCTTGTCATTGAAGGAAATATTCCTGATTTCACTCCATGGGAATCCAATTTTAGGTGTCATCCTGTTGAGGCAAAAATATGATATCAACACATTGATATTTGCGTTCTCATTTACACTTCGTCTCAATCATAAAACAACCATTGGACCAGAGTTTGTACGGCATATGTATAACAGCTTTCAGTCCCATATGTGTGAGTACCCCTGTTGAGGACATTTCTACATGAGTCACTCACTTATCATTCTGTTCGTAAATGTTGAGTCCCAGGGCGTCCACTCCTAACCATAGCTCTGATCCTTTCTTGTTCTTGATGCTGAAGTAGTTGACACCGTACATCTCCAGGTCCTGAGCGATCTTCAGGTACTCCATCATTGAGTCCTCTCTGTGTGGGTATAACAAATCAAGTCATTAAGCACAGAAGAAACACAAGCTATAAAGTTATTAAAATACTACCAGCAAGGTAGCTGCCAAAATAATTCTCAATAAGAGCTGATTGTCAAGATGCTTCAAAATCACAGCATATGCTTTCACATACTCAAGCTCTGAGTGCAAATCTATTCACTCTATGAGAGAAGCTAAAGCAAATTTCCACATGGTATGTTGTACTGTAAAGAGAGATATAGAACTTTCAATTGAAACCAACagctgcagatttttttttaggCCAGGAACAACAGAACTAGGAAGGGTaagtaatgtgtgtgtctgtgtgtgtgtttcactacCTGAGCATGCCCTTGTGTTCCTCATGCCACACCTGGATCCTCTCCTCCCACTGCTCCTTGTTGAGCTTGT from Oncorhynchus tshawytscha isolate Ot180627B linkage group LG09, Otsh_v2.0, whole genome shotgun sequence encodes the following:
- the LOC112257677 gene encoding moesin isoform X2, yielding MQSWSLPSSPTQRESNSSTRVLDQHKLNKEQWEERIQVWHEEHKGMLREDSMMEYLKIAQDLEMYGVNYFSIKNKKGSELWLGVDALGLNIYEQNDKMTPKIGFPWSEIRNISFNDKKFVIKPIDKKAPDFVFYAPRLRINKRILALCMGNHELYMRRRKPDTIEVQQMKAQAREEKNHKKMERALLENEKKKRELAEKEKEKIEKEKEDLMEKLKQIEEQTKKAQQELEEQTRKALELEHERKRAQEEAERLEKERRMAEEAKTALLQQSENQMKNQEHLATELAELTSKISLLEDAKQRKEDEATQWQQKACMVQEDLEKTKEELKSKIMASHIQEPMQAENEHDENDETSDQASAEFTGGISHKDRSEEERMTEAEKNERVQQHLQALSSELAIARDETKKTANDIIHADNVKAGRDKYKTLRQIRSGNTKQRIDEFECM